TACAGTAAAACTGCGGACAGTTAAATATTCTGGAGTTGTGCCAACAACCTGATCGTTAGAGTTACGATTACGATAGGTGATCAGTTGATTAGCATTGATTTGGGGAGCAACTTCCTTAACACTAGGTACTTGTTCCTCGATCGCGATCGCATCTTCCCAGACTAGGGTTTGAGGTCGATCAAAAGTAGTGCGTCGTTCTTCCTCCGAACCTGGAACAATAAAGATGACGTTGGGGCCAAGAGACTCAAACTGTTCTGAAGCCAGGTTTTTTGCCCCCTGTCCCACACCCACCATCGCAATGACCGAAGCATTGCCAATAATGATCCCCAACATTGTCAGGCCGCTACGCATCTTGTTGGATACCAGAGTAGAAGTAGCCATTTTAAAGTTTTCGATAATCTTCATTGTGATTTTTTAACTTTGATTTTTTAGGTAATTTTTTATAAGTTGAAATTTATTATTTCTTTTTAGCGATCAACTGTCAGGTATTAGCTTTTATGATTTAGATAATGCTCAGTAATCAGTAATTAATAATCTTCCATGATCGGTATTTGGATTTTAGGCGATCGCCTAACAACGCAACAGTTAAGTCTACAGAACAATCAAGATCATAAAGAGCAAACGCCAGTTATTTTGATTGAGTCTAATAACTATGTTAGACAACGTACCTATCATCGGCAAAAGTTAGTCTTAGTTTGGTCGGCGATGCGCCATTTTGCCCAAGAACTACAGGCTGATCACTGGCAGGTGACTTATGAAGTTGCTACCGATTTTGCAATTCCCTTAACTAAATGGATTAAGGATCATCAGATTACGGAATTACAGATTACAACTCCTTGCGATCGCCCTTTCCTCAAATATATTCAAAGCTTAGATTTAAATTGTGAAATAACATTTCTGCCAGATCGCCATTTTCTCTGGAGTCGGGAGGAATTTATTACCTGGACAAAATCTCGTAAAAAAATGCTGATGGAAGATTTCTATCGAGCAGGAAGAAAGCGATTTAATATTCTGATGGAGGAGCAAAAACCCCTTGGTGGCAAATGGAATTATGACCAACAAAACCGCAAACCACCGAAGAAAAATTTGCAAACTCCCAAGCCTTTAATTTTTGAACCTGATGAAATTACACAGGAGGTAATTGATTGGGTTAAACAAGAGCGCTTTTCTGATTATGGCAAAATTGAGCCGTTTAATTGGGGTGTTACCAGAGTCCAAGCTCAAAAGGTTCTAGCTTACTTTGTCGAGCATTGTTTAGCTCAGTTTGGGACTTATCAAGATGCCATGATTACCAGCGAGTATAGGATGTGGCATGGTT
The genomic region above belongs to Pleurocapsa minor HA4230-MV1 and contains:
- a CDS encoding cryptochrome/photolyase family protein, which codes for MIGIWILGDRLTTQQLSLQNNQDHKEQTPVILIESNNYVRQRTYHRQKLVLVWSAMRHFAQELQADHWQVTYEVATDFAIPLTKWIKDHQITELQITTPCDRPFLKYIQSLDLNCEITFLPDRHFLWSREEFITWTKSRKKMLMEDFYRAGRKRFNILMEEQKPLGGKWNYDQQNRKPPKKNLQTPKPLIFEPDEITQEVIDWVKQERFSDYGKIEPFNWGVTRVQAQKVLAYFVEHCLAQFGTYQDAMITSEYRMWHGLISPYLNLGLLEPMEVIQAIETAYYEQELPLNSVEGFIRQVMGWREYMHGIYSAQNDEYTESNWFQHHRPLPEFYWDASKTDMNCLHQTLTQVEEIAYGHHIQRLMVLNNFALIAGVNPQELENWFHSAFIDAYDWVMQTNVLGMGQFADGGLLASKPYAASANYINKMSDYCGSCKYNQSDRTGEKACPFNFFYWDFLNRHRDRLKSLGRMNLVLSYLPRISEPELAEITTLANQWWQEELSN